AAATGGGTCTAGACTATTGTTGTAGTTTAGTAATTTTCATTAAATGAGCAAGCTGTTCGCTACACAACCAATGTTTACTCAAAATAGTCCACCTCCTATTACATATGAACTTATAACAAGTGTCCAAGAATATTCACATGACAATAGGTAATATCATTTACCAAAAATCATTTTCATCAATCAGTTTGATCAATACTATTTATACTATTGTTTTTAATTAGACACTGATTATTGTGTTGTAAATAAACTAATATATAGGTCCAGGGTCATACTGCTGTCGGATTACTACTAATTATactattgattttaattttagaagTTAACTCTCTTGATAGCACTTGCGCATTACCTACCCTTTACAGTTGCAAAGAGGTGTAAGTATAACTACAGGCCATTTTTCAAGTAGTAGATATGAGGCATGTAAACTAAACCCAAGGTACTGGTAGAGTAATTACATATCATATGAAACTTATGCAAAGAGCCCATGCAGATATCAAATATTTATTTACAGCCTAACATTAGAAATGAAGCTTTTCATGTATTTCGGGAATTATCAAAGTTTGTGGAAGCCACAACTTTAAGAGGCAAAATTAGAGTAACCATAAGAAAGAAAGAGTGTGTTTTAGCTAAAGACAACCAAAAACCCAACTACAATGGAAACTATTAAAACATCAAGAAACGAAAATTAAGCCATTTTTCTTTGAAACACGTGCAGCAGGTCTATGGTACTTGGAAAGTATAACTTTAAATTGTGAAggtgataataaaataaagcacAGTGTAGGTACCTATTATCGATTTCCGATGGTAGGGACGCAACCTCTTCATCTAAACCTGGATTTCTTAGGGAGGctacctcctcctcctcttggTCTTCTTGCTGGTGGTCGAGACTTCCCAAAAGCCttcattttccttctttttctgtCTTCCTCACTATCTGATTCATTTCCCTTCTCTTTATCTGCATTACTAGCTTCCCTTTCCAGCTCCTCCCAGGTCTTCCCTTTATCTTCTTCGGACTCTTCATCAGAATCATCTTCTTCACCTTCCTCGGACTCCACTAGTGACTCGCTGtcatcatcctcctcctctgagACAGAGTCGGATTGCACATCTGAAGGGACATATCCTTGATCTGACTCCTGAGAATTATCAGAATCTGAATCACTAGCCTCCAAGTTCAAAAATTCCCATCCACCATCCTCGATGAATTGTTCAGGATTATCAGTGATTGTTTTTAATATTTGCCTCCAGTTCAGATTTAGCCTACTCTCGTAGTACTTGATATCTGTTGTATCCAGCCACTCCTTAATACCATCTAGCGACGATGTGGGAATTGAATCAATCCGCATTACATCTCGCTTGAAATCCTTAAATACAATAGTCATGTCAAAGTTTTTCTGACCGAGACCAACTCTCTCcaaattaacaatttcaatcTCGCCAAGGGTGATTACCACAAATGGTAGTTCAATGAGCTCAACAAGGCAGGTTGATGTTGGAACTATGAATGCAGATGATTTATGTGGCACCCCATGAAAACCAAGTTCTCTCAATGGCTGATCAAACTCTAAATCAAATGACTTGAATTGAGATTGTCCCCACAAATCATTGACTCTATTCACAAAGTTTTGAAAGTCCAAGCTAATTTTGTTCTTTCTATCCCTCTCTCGCTGCTCCTCCTCAATCTCATCAGGGTCATATGCAGATCTCTTTCCACCTCCAATCGTCTGTACAACATCCATGACCTCAACATAAAATTGAACatcttttgttttcttgtttccCACCATTATGTGGTTGTGCAGATGGAAATGCAAGAGAGTTATCATTTCTTTTTCAGCTGGCTGGAAGAATGCATGTTTAAGATTACCAAACATGATATCCACCCGTTCATCATGTCTTGATGTTGCATAACGAAATCCATTTGCATGTGCTTCTAAGGTACCACTAAGCTTTCTTCCACGACCACCAAAAACAGGACGGATCCACAAGTCAGATAGCCTAATTGGCTTGAATTTTGCTCCAGCAACCTGGAGTTTCTCTTGTGTGACTAACGTTGCTCTCTCAGCCTTCTCTGATTCACGGGATGCAACCTGCCTGCGGAGGGTCTTGATAGCTTGAACAACTTCGCTAATATGCCTTGGATCCTTGGAGTGAAATGATACTTCTTTAACATAAATTGAATCGTGGAACTTCTGTAAGTTGGGGTCACTCTGAGCAAAAGGAGCACCAGGTACATTAAAGATTACTCGAATGTAACACGTACGACTAGTGTCCTGTTGACTGGAAACACTCTTCACAGTAGCAATATGGAAAGGCACCATCTTGCCATATATGGGTAAGAGGATGGCCTCATGTTTCTGGTCTACCTGAATCATGAAGTCTCTTGGCAGAGGTAGATCGTTGACATTCTTATATGCAATCAACTCACCGGATGGTTTCAGGGGACCACGATTTGACCCTTCAGAGCCGCCACCAGCAAGCCTCCTTGCTGTCTCCTCATTTTTCCGTTGAGCCAGTGCTGCCTGATGCTGCCTCCTTAACTCCTCCTTCGATACCTCATGGTTAACTGATCTTAGTGTTGCCTTGGATGGGAGTGTGTCAGCAGCTCTAGGCTTGGA
This DNA window, taken from Salvia splendens isolate huo1 chromosome 18, SspV2, whole genome shotgun sequence, encodes the following:
- the LOC121775833 gene encoding FACT complex subunit SPT16-like, whose translation is MADNRNVNNVTVRASTSSPFTINIENFSKRIKLLYSHWKQFKNDLWGGSEVFSIATPPHSEDLRYLKSSALNMWLVGYEFPDTIMVFMKKQIHFLCSQKKVSLLQSVKKPAEDALGVEVIMHVKGRNDNGSALMDDIFEAVGAESRLDGYDNPIFGHIARETPEGIFLEVWEEKLKNANYQLTDVTNGFSDLFAVKDSLEITNVKKAAYLTSSVLKYFVVPKLEQIIDEEKTVTHSSLTDDTEKVITEPARIKVKLKADNVDICYPPIFQSGGQFDLKPSATSNDDYLFYDNTAVIICAIGSRYSNYCSNVARTYLINANSLQSKAYEVLLKAHIAAIAALKPGNKAVDVYKAVVTVVKNEGPEFAPHLTKSAGTGIGLEFRESSLSLNGKNDKILKTGMIFNVSLGFQNLQIETNNPKTQKFSLLLADTVVIGETTSEVVTSTCSKAVTDVNYSFNDDEEEPQKTKSKPRAADTLPSKATLRSVNHEVSKEELRRQHQAALAQRKNEETARRLAGGGSEGSNRGPLKPSGELIAYKNVNDLPLPRDFMIQVDQKHEAILLPIYGKMVPFHIATVKSVSSQQDTSRTCYIRVIFNVPGAPFAQSDPNLQKFHDSIYVKEVSFHSKDPRHISEVVQAIKTLRRQVASRESEKAERATLVTQEKLQVAGAKFKPIRLSDLWIRPVFGGRGRKLSGTLEAHANGFRYATSRHDERVDIMFGNLKHAFFQPAEKEMITLLHFHLHNHIMVGNKKTKDVQFYVEVMDVVQTIGGGKRSAYDPDEIEEEQRERDRKNKISLDFQNFVNRVNDLWGQSQFKSFDLEFDQPLRELGFHGVPHKSSAFIVPTSTCLVELIELPFVVITLGEIEIVNLERVGLGQKNFDMTIVFKDFKRDVMRIDSIPTSSLDGIKEWLDTTDIKYYESRLNLNWRQILKTITDNPEQFIEDGGWEFLNLEASDSDSDNSQESDQGYVPSDVQSDSVSEEEDDDSESLVESEEGEEDDSDEESEEDKGKTWEELEREASNADKEKGNESDSEEDRKRRKMKAFGKSRPPARRPRGGGGSLPKKSRFR